Proteins from a single region of Kluyveromyces lactis strain NRRL Y-1140 chromosome C complete sequence:
- a CDS encoding uncharacterized protein (similar to uniprot|Q06703 Saccharomyces cerevisiae YLR308W CDA2 Chitin deacetylase together with Cda1p involved in the biosynthesis ascospore wall component chitosan required for proper rigidity of the ascospore wall) — protein MVSTLILLQCSVVSIATAYAAVIDTSNKDPLSVAKDNGLAIEQEFRFPIGRSPRSQAKTPFPEWLTAFTGLTEWPGSNPPYIPLDFIDFDKIEKWEPYKEGRCNVNPRESCSFDCHKCVEPDDVHSCEKLSQTFDDGPSHHTLTLLDHLKHKTTFFTLGMNVVDHPEIYRKIMEKDHLIGTHTWSHPFLPSLTNEEIIAQLEWSIWAMNATGNHLPKWFRPPYGGIDNRVRSIARQFGLQSVLWDHDTLDWLTVSNPFLRSESDILNDVKLWERTSSGLILEHDGNRKTVDIAMKIDNIIGDDQMTAAECFNGINYIKEFDI, from the coding sequence TTGTCTCAATAGCGACTGCATATGCAGCCGTTATTGATACTTCGAATAAGGATCCACTATCTGTAGCTAAAGACAACGGTTTGGCTATAGAACAAGAGTTTAGGTTCCCGATTGGGAGATCACCAAGATCTCAGGCGAAAACTCCATTCCCTGAGTGGTTAACTGCCTTCACAGGTTTAACTGAATGGCCAGGTTCCAATCCACCTTACATTCCGTTggatttcattgatttcgACAAGATTGAGAAATGGGAACCGTACAAAGAGGGTAGATGTAACGTGAACCCGAGGGAATCGTGCTCTTTTGATTGTCACAAATGTGTTGAACCCGATGATGTTCATTCTTGTGAGAAACTATCTCAAACTTTCGATGATGGGCCATCTCATCATACTTTAACACTATTAGATCATTTGAAGCACAAGACTACTTTTTTCACCCTTGGTATGAACGTTGTGGATCATCCGGAAATATACCGTAAGATCATGGAAAAGGACCATTTGATTGGTACACATACTTGGTCACATCCTTTCTTACCAAGTTTaaccaatgaagaaattattgCTCAATTAGAATGGTCTATATGGGCCATGAACGCGACCGGAAACCATTTGCCGAAATGGTTTAGACCTCCTTATGGGGGGATCGACAACAGGGTTCGTTCCATTGCAAGACAGTTTGGATTACAATCGGTGCTTTGGGATCATGATACTTTGGATTGGTTGACCGTCTCTAATCCTTTCCTAAGATCCGAatctgatattttgaatgatgtCAAATTATGGGAACGCACCTCTTCCGGTTTGATCCTTGAACATGATGGTAACAGGAAAACCGTTGACATTGCAATGAAGATAGATAACATCATTGGGGATGACCAGATGACCGCTGCGGAGTGTTTCAACGGAATCAATTACATTAAGGAGTTCGACATTTGA